Proteins encoded together in one Thermococcus barophilus MP window:
- a CDS encoding NADH-quinone oxidoreductase subunit C gives MNVEEVIEKLEKSLGDALLNYEIREYEMGIRRKRKLYEVWAEIDRSAFRKAVETIFSLDYPHLHLISGEDNGGDSIKMIYSFGVFYSNPWGEVSITLKFDLPKDSLILPTITDLMPGAETNEREIREMLGIEFEGLKNKRHLFLPDDWPEGKYPWRRDEYGVEDMIKHTHKSVREIRKKGEGNA, from the coding sequence ATGAACGTTGAAGAGGTCATTGAAAAACTGGAAAAATCACTTGGTGATGCACTGCTTAACTATGAAATCAGGGAATATGAGATGGGAATTAGAAGAAAGAGAAAGCTCTATGAAGTTTGGGCAGAAATTGACAGGTCGGCGTTTAGGAAAGCCGTTGAGACAATATTCTCACTCGATTACCCTCATCTGCATCTTATATCTGGGGAGGATAATGGTGGGGACAGCATAAAGATGATATACTCATTTGGTGTGTTCTACTCAAATCCATGGGGTGAAGTAAGTATAACACTGAAGTTCGACCTGCCGAAAGACAGTCTAATTCTCCCCACGATAACGGACCTAATGCCCGGTGCAGAAACAAATGAGAGGGAAATCAGAGAAATGCTTGGCATTGAGTTTGAAGGCTTAAAGAACAAGAGACATCTCTTCTTACCTGATGACTGGCCAGAGGGGAAGTATCCATGGAGAAGGGACGAATACGGTGTTGAAGATATGATTAAGCATACACACAAGAGCGTTAGGGAAATAAGAAAGAAAGGTGAGGGGAATGCCTAA
- a CDS encoding ferritin-like domain-containing protein: protein MLIMDNIHLGKLDIEKFIEELEKLSDREILSYWIKGELKEAELYKNLAIRAKKLGLEDRIVETFIILSKESKGHATRLWEIYKRLFRTEKLEEVELPPIEVEPLIDEFKETSNILGILELAMQSELLAKRIYRLLAKRTKDEKMKKIYEYLAAVEDEHYHKLKVEYEYCKKKAQINE from the coding sequence ATGTTAATCATGGACAATATTCATTTGGGAAAATTGGACATTGAAAAGTTTATCGAAGAGCTTGAAAAACTAAGTGACAGAGAGATTCTAAGTTATTGGATTAAAGGTGAACTTAAAGAAGCGGAGCTTTATAAGAATCTTGCCATAAGGGCAAAAAAATTGGGGCTTGAAGACAGGATTGTGGAAACGTTTATAATTCTCTCAAAGGAGTCAAAAGGCCATGCGACCCGTTTATGGGAGATATACAAACGTTTATTTAGAACAGAAAAACTCGAAGAGGTAGAGCTGCCCCCCATTGAAGTTGAACCCCTCATCGATGAATTCAAAGAAACAAGTAATATCTTGGGAATACTTGAGTTAGCAATGCAATCAGAACTTCTTGCGAAAAGAATATACAGACTTCTTGCCAAAAGGACAAAAGACGAAAAAATGAAAAAAATTTACGAATATCTGGCAGCTGTAGAAGATGAGCACTATCACAAACTTAAGGTTGAATATGAGTATTGCAAGAAAAAGGCACAAATAAATGAATAA
- a CDS encoding hydrogenase large subunit — MPKTAYYIPIGPIHPALKEPIRVEAEVEGEKIVRVDVKRGFAHRGIEYMGMKRNAIQTLYLSERICGICSISHPYAFVVTAEKALGIEAPPRAQYIRPIIAELERIHSHILWLGVIAHEMGFDSLLFWTWKGREKVLDLLELLTGNRINYSVYMIGGVRRDLKESHIKAIKDAITYYWKFTEQMKEIILSDPVYKARTRGVAQLSKEMALKLNVVGPVARAAGIRMDIRQDMPYDAYADIDVRAVVPQDIVGEAKGDAYDITMVRIYEIEQSLDIIEYCVDNLPEGKILAIPNYPALLAKIRRTKGEAIGAHEAPRGEVVHYLKFDGRDGPSVWKVIAPSYNNINSWAPLLLGAEVADIPIVVAYIDPCMCCNDRVALLKTPEGKVLGYEYIHKKAVEKTRKIEKEVRG, encoded by the coding sequence ATGCCTAAGACTGCTTACTATATTCCTATAGGACCCATCCATCCTGCTCTTAAAGAGCCTATACGCGTTGAGGCAGAGGTTGAGGGCGAGAAAATCGTCAGGGTTGACGTTAAAAGAGGATTTGCTCATAGAGGAATAGAGTATATGGGAATGAAGAGGAACGCCATTCAGACTCTATATCTATCAGAAAGGATATGCGGCATCTGTTCCATCTCCCATCCATATGCTTTCGTTGTAACAGCCGAAAAGGCCCTTGGAATAGAGGCGCCTCCAAGAGCACAGTATATACGTCCGATAATAGCAGAACTTGAAAGAATACACTCGCACATTCTTTGGCTGGGAGTTATTGCCCACGAAATGGGATTTGACTCACTTTTATTCTGGACATGGAAAGGAAGGGAAAAGGTTCTTGACTTGCTGGAGCTTCTCACTGGAAACCGAATTAATTATTCGGTGTATATGATCGGAGGTGTAAGGAGAGATCTCAAGGAATCGCACATAAAGGCAATTAAAGATGCAATTACCTACTACTGGAAGTTTACAGAGCAGATGAAGGAGATAATCCTCTCGGATCCCGTCTATAAAGCAAGAACAAGAGGAGTTGCCCAGCTTTCAAAAGAGATGGCACTTAAGCTGAATGTTGTCGGTCCTGTTGCAAGGGCTGCTGGAATCAGAATGGACATCAGGCAGGATATGCCGTACGATGCTTATGCTGACATTGATGTTAGGGCTGTCGTTCCTCAAGATATAGTCGGAGAGGCTAAGGGAGATGCCTACGATATCACCATGGTCAGGATTTATGAAATAGAGCAGAGCTTGGATATCATCGAATACTGTGTTGACAACCTTCCAGAGGGCAAGATACTTGCAATCCCCAATTATCCAGCACTTTTGGCAAAAATTAGAAGAACTAAAGGCGAAGCAATTGGTGCCCATGAGGCGCCGAGAGGAGAAGTTGTTCACTATCTCAAGTTTGATGGTAGAGATGGACCAAGTGTCTGGAAGGTGATTGCCCCAAGTTACAACAACATTAACAGCTGGGCTCCACTCCTGCTTGGAGCGGAAGTTGCAGATATCCCAATAGTTGTAGCATACATCGATCCGTGCATGTGCTGTAACGACAGGGTTGCACTGCTAAAGACACCAGAAGGCAAGGTTCTCGGCTACGAATACATCCACAAGAAGGCAGTTGAAAAGACAAGGAAAATTGAGAAGGAGGTGAGAGGATGA
- a CDS encoding S16 family serine protease gives MKKLLPFLALILLISPLALAQCPAEGHTVVLKAPAVSKTANGDLIGVATEFVITVAPGSGHVYVETWPLAEVDMQASARLAAQVAGRVLGVDMSKYDVFIQVKADSPIIGGPSAGGTMTVGIIAALKGWKLRNDVMMTGMINPDGTIGPVGGILEKASAAHSVGAKLFLIPEGQRIQVVQKTEQKQIGPLVQITTKEEKVDVVQYAKERWGLEVKEVKDIYEAVYYFTGHKIEKPQAPENIKIDTSFLKEDAERDYKNTTEYYKQVEKKLKESDVSYTTYSYLKAALEDANQTLKDAKDALDSGMYYTALSKDFQARIIIRHVDWYLDVQNEKDIEKLLNSVNDDIKNTENYVSNLTIRGTTMLQAVAASEERIEQAKSLLKDAWSDYYKGDYWNAVSNAAFAYERVQTAKFWAKLGERYAKGDVISRDVIKETAREYLDNARLVVTYITSMFGESLMQGLVDELNKGEQYYEDGKYSAALFSAMEARIRAEVILDTLGIDNETVLTDKLQQMKEDAKTAIAIAQSKGVYPILGMAYYEFAQSYEKQGGTENIQTAMIFYQYAKETAMMFLPKTVPKITESTITPQIIHPSNTQTPMDTQTASTTTASAVPEKNVPTSLLGGIGVLGVLFGLIIGIVLGRRL, from the coding sequence ATGAAAAAGCTGTTGCCGTTCTTGGCGTTAATTCTGCTTATTTCGCCGCTGGCACTTGCCCAATGCCCGGCTGAAGGGCATACAGTAGTCTTAAAAGCCCCAGCAGTCTCAAAAACTGCCAACGGAGATCTAATTGGTGTAGCCACGGAGTTCGTAATTACAGTAGCCCCGGGAAGCGGACACGTGTACGTGGAGACATGGCCATTAGCAGAAGTTGACATGCAGGCAAGTGCAAGATTGGCTGCTCAAGTAGCGGGTAGGGTTCTTGGAGTTGATATGAGCAAATATGATGTCTTCATACAGGTTAAGGCTGACTCACCCATAATTGGAGGACCATCTGCTGGAGGAACCATGACCGTTGGTATTATAGCAGCATTAAAGGGTTGGAAGCTCAGAAATGATGTCATGATGACCGGGATGATAAATCCAGATGGGACAATTGGTCCTGTTGGTGGAATTTTGGAAAAAGCATCGGCAGCCCACAGTGTTGGAGCGAAGCTGTTCTTAATACCTGAGGGACAGAGAATCCAAGTTGTCCAAAAAACTGAACAAAAGCAAATTGGACCTCTTGTCCAAATAACAACAAAAGAAGAAAAGGTAGATGTTGTTCAATATGCAAAGGAAAGATGGGGGCTGGAGGTAAAGGAAGTCAAAGACATCTATGAGGCTGTGTATTACTTTACAGGACACAAAATAGAAAAGCCCCAAGCTCCGGAAAATATCAAAATCGACACATCATTCCTCAAAGAAGATGCAGAGAGGGATTACAAAAACACCACAGAATACTACAAACAAGTTGAAAAGAAGCTCAAAGAGAGCGATGTTAGTTATACAACCTACTCCTATCTCAAAGCAGCGCTTGAAGATGCAAACCAGACCCTAAAAGACGCCAAAGATGCCTTGGATTCCGGGATGTACTACACAGCTCTGAGCAAGGACTTCCAGGCGAGAATTATTATCAGACACGTTGATTGGTATCTGGATGTGCAGAATGAGAAGGACATTGAAAAGCTACTCAACTCTGTCAATGATGATATAAAAAATACCGAAAATTACGTTTCTAACTTGACAATTAGAGGGACAACAATGCTACAAGCTGTTGCAGCAAGTGAGGAAAGGATAGAACAGGCAAAATCTCTTCTCAAGGATGCATGGAGCGATTACTACAAAGGTGACTATTGGAATGCTGTAAGCAATGCTGCATTCGCATATGAAAGGGTGCAGACAGCAAAGTTCTGGGCTAAATTGGGAGAGAGATACGCGAAAGGTGATGTGATCAGCAGGGATGTCATCAAAGAGACAGCGAGAGAGTACTTAGACAACGCCCGTCTGGTTGTTACCTATATAACTTCAATGTTTGGGGAAAGCTTGATGCAGGGACTCGTTGATGAGCTGAATAAGGGGGAGCAGTATTATGAGGATGGAAAGTATTCAGCAGCATTATTTTCAGCAATGGAGGCAAGAATTAGGGCAGAAGTTATACTCGACACCCTTGGAATAGACAACGAAACAGTTCTTACGGATAAGCTCCAGCAGATGAAGGAAGATGCAAAAACAGCAATAGCAATAGCTCAGAGCAAGGGGGTTTATCCAATCCTTGGAATGGCGTACTATGAGTTTGCTCAAAGCTACGAAAAGCAAGGAGGGACTGAAAATATCCAAACAGCTATGATATTCTACCAATATGCAAAAGAGACCGCAATGATGTTCCTTCCGAAAACTGTTCCAAAAATTACCGAGAGCACAATTACTCCTCAGATAATCCATCCATCAAATACACAGACACCTATGGATACACAAACAGCCAGCACAACCACAGCATCAGCCGTTCCTGAGAAAAATGTCCCAACATCACTCTTGGGTGGAATTGGGGTGCTTGGTGTTCTGTTTGGGTTGATAATTGGAATTGTGCTTGGAAGAAGGCTTTAA
- a CDS encoding ferritin-like domain-containing protein, with translation MKVDGDDVISNLRELDYKLVLSYWIKSENDLSKFYKELACKSKEVGLEEWAFDMFILLSEESKRVEKKLKEIYSRKFGSIDIEKLPDSPIKIPAYIKEFDNPHSILGILKSAIYCEELAENICQVLSQKAPTEYEKELFKYLASSERCHLRILTERFNYYKKKLKAES, from the coding sequence GTGAAAGTGGATGGAGATGATGTCATATCCAATCTTAGGGAACTCGACTATAAGTTGGTTTTGAGCTACTGGATTAAAAGTGAGAACGATCTTTCAAAATTCTACAAAGAACTTGCTTGCAAATCAAAAGAAGTAGGACTGGAAGAATGGGCATTTGACATGTTCATACTTCTCTCAGAGGAGTCAAAACGAGTTGAAAAGAAACTTAAAGAAATATATTCCAGAAAATTTGGCTCCATAGATATAGAAAAACTCCCAGATTCCCCAATAAAAATTCCAGCATATATTAAAGAGTTTGACAATCCCCACAGCATCCTTGGCATTTTAAAAAGTGCAATATACTGTGAAGAACTCGCTGAAAACATCTGTCAGGTTCTCTCCCAAAAAGCTCCAACTGAATACGAGAAAGAACTTTTCAAATACCTTGCTTCTTCAGAAAGATGTCACCTGAGGATTCTCACGGAAAGATTCAATTATTATAAAAAGAAACTTAAAGCGGAAAGCTAA
- a CDS encoding SagB/ThcOx family dehydrogenase translates to MKYQKISYLVVILVVVSSLLILFKPYFYSFREYGVKYEGEEVMLPEPELKGEMSVEEAIAKRRSIRYYKDRPLTLKQLSQLLWAAQGITEEKKKFRAAPSAGATYPFEIYVVVGYVEGLKPGVYHYDPFNHSLTLIKEGDYRTELQKAALNQQWVGKAAVDIVLVAFYERTTKYYGERGYRYVYMEAGHIGQNIYLQAVALGLGTVAVGAFHDKEVAKIIGTDGNPIYIFPVGVP, encoded by the coding sequence ATGAAGTATCAGAAAATTAGTTACCTGGTAGTGATCTTGGTAGTAGTGTCATCCCTTCTTATTTTATTCAAACCCTATTTCTATTCTTTTAGGGAATATGGTGTCAAGTATGAGGGTGAAGAGGTAATGCTGCCAGAACCCGAGTTAAAAGGCGAAATGAGCGTTGAAGAGGCAATAGCAAAGAGGAGAAGCATTCGATATTATAAAGACAGACCCTTGACCCTTAAGCAGCTCTCCCAGCTGTTATGGGCCGCCCAGGGCATAACAGAGGAGAAGAAAAAATTCAGAGCAGCGCCAAGTGCTGGAGCCACTTATCCTTTTGAGATTTATGTAGTCGTTGGATACGTTGAGGGACTGAAACCGGGAGTTTATCACTATGACCCCTTTAATCATAGCCTAACGCTGATTAAAGAAGGCGATTATAGAACAGAGCTCCAAAAAGCCGCATTGAATCAGCAATGGGTTGGAAAAGCTGCGGTTGATATAGTTCTTGTGGCATTTTATGAGAGGACAACAAAGTACTACGGGGAGAGAGGTTACAGGTATGTCTACATGGAAGCTGGTCATATTGGGCAAAACATATACCTGCAGGCGGTAGCACTGGGTCTGGGAACAGTTGCAGTCGGTGCATTTCACGACAAAGAGGTTGCCAAAATAATTGGTACTGATGGGAATCCCATTTATATATTCCCTGTGGGGGTTCCGTGA
- a CDS encoding 4Fe-4S binding protein, whose translation MPTKAMFLFLKQLMERPFTNPFPVKHAPKNVTALIDKVQRGEAKINPPVPVPEGFRGKLKYTPERCIGCRLCILVCPANAMEWIPELKKIRHYVSRCMFCALCVDVCPGKKFPGEEKAVKALRMSDEFLLADYNKYSDNLIEEPPEAKEMGV comes from the coding sequence ATGCCAACAAAGGCAATGTTCCTGTTCCTTAAGCAGCTTATGGAAAGACCCTTCACAAATCCGTTTCCGGTAAAGCATGCTCCTAAAAATGTAACAGCCCTTATTGATAAGGTTCAGAGAGGAGAGGCAAAGATAAATCCTCCTGTTCCAGTTCCTGAAGGCTTCAGGGGAAAGCTGAAGTACACCCCCGAAAGGTGCATAGGCTGTAGGTTGTGCATACTGGTGTGTCCAGCTAATGCTATGGAGTGGATCCCGGAGCTTAAGAAGATCAGGCATTATGTTTCGAGGTGCATGTTCTGTGCCCTATGTGTGGATGTGTGTCCGGGGAAGAAGTTTCCAGGGGAGGAAAAGGCAGTGAAAGCATTGAGGATGAGTGATGAATTTCTGCTGGCTGACTACAACAAATACAGCGATAATCTAATCGAAGAGCCTCCTGAAGCTAAGGAAATGGGAGTTTAG
- a CDS encoding universal stress protein — translation MGLFSSLIQRKFKNIAGRRYERILKEYKEFLLTEEEMRLPEIKSILMPLDRFIGEIPPEIYETLSAYNDVRVILVYIIDAHVFHVIEQTLGKDISEEFRRKEENDGKLLLEKIAKNFEDLGISPQVRLFFGDKGEDVIKLAEKHDMLVLSKAYGSEITKTHPLSPVVLKIVQHVDIPVIVY, via the coding sequence ATGGGGTTGTTTTCATCGCTGATTCAAAGAAAATTTAAAAACATTGCTGGAAGAAGGTATGAAAGAATTCTCAAGGAATACAAGGAATTTCTATTAACTGAGGAAGAGATGAGGCTTCCAGAAATTAAATCAATTTTAATGCCTCTTGATAGATTTATAGGTGAAATTCCGCCCGAAATCTACGAAACTCTGTCGGCTTATAATGATGTAAGGGTAATCCTTGTTTATATCATTGATGCTCATGTGTTCCATGTGATCGAGCAAACTCTCGGCAAAGACATCAGTGAGGAGTTCAGAAGGAAAGAGGAAAATGATGGAAAGCTGTTACTTGAAAAAATTGCTAAAAATTTTGAAGATCTCGGCATAAGTCCTCAAGTCAGATTGTTCTTTGGGGATAAAGGGGAAGATGTTATAAAGCTTGCTGAAAAGCACGACATGCTTGTATTGTCTAAAGCTTACGGCTCTGAGATTACAAAAACTCACCCGTTAAGCCCTGTAGTTTTAAAGATAGTCCAGCATGTTGATATTCCGGTTATAGTGTACTGA
- a CDS encoding phosphoadenosine phosphosulfate reductase domain-containing protein, whose product MFHVIVRARKDAKALQYINKRNYGGFLKVSSLGGGRKFNEVEDILEGLKDAPYIPILLFGEKERELARDITAYFFELRKPFYSRILRTKKVRNMRVDELYTHLEEIKARFRLGIEWNGAYKLNPENPLGIEINPDYDIYLAFGDRFGENMREILGIDIGSVSLVLRKLMNQEVYYSGSMKIAEVSKRIGEETEVLWKIPYTEEISLEDIIKANESYIRAFEKASESFLKQFEGYDIIVPWSGGKDSTAALILASKVFRDVTAVYVKMEYEMPQTDEYVEKLAKKLKVNIIESFVKMPVDKYGFPTHNNRWCTRMKVEALYNAIKEFDSPVLVIGDRDGESAKRRLKPPAIERKNEVLGTFLEVMPIKFWSGMMVQLYILMNGFDLHPLYYEGFYRLGCTICPSLADWEITLLKKRGEKNLPPH is encoded by the coding sequence ATGTTCCACGTGATTGTGAGAGCAAGGAAAGATGCTAAAGCCCTGCAGTATATAAATAAGCGCAACTATGGTGGCTTTTTGAAAGTTTCGAGTCTTGGTGGTGGCAGAAAGTTTAATGAGGTTGAAGATATTCTTGAAGGGTTAAAGGATGCTCCATACATACCGATTTTGCTATTCGGAGAAAAGGAGAGAGAATTAGCAAGAGATATTACTGCATACTTCTTTGAGCTGAGAAAACCCTTCTACTCCCGAATTCTGAGAACCAAAAAAGTTAGGAACATGCGAGTTGACGAGCTTTATACTCATTTGGAAGAGATTAAGGCAAGATTTAGACTTGGAATAGAGTGGAATGGGGCTTACAAACTTAACCCAGAAAATCCTCTCGGCATTGAAATTAATCCAGACTATGACATCTACTTGGCATTCGGTGATAGGTTTGGAGAAAATATGAGGGAGATTTTGGGTATAGATATTGGGAGTGTTTCTCTTGTTCTGAGGAAATTGATGAACCAGGAGGTGTACTACTCCGGAAGCATGAAAATAGCTGAAGTGAGCAAGCGCATCGGAGAAGAAACGGAAGTACTCTGGAAAATCCCGTACACTGAGGAAATTAGCTTAGAGGACATTATTAAGGCAAATGAATCATACATCAGAGCTTTTGAAAAGGCAAGTGAGAGTTTCCTTAAACAATTTGAAGGTTATGACATAATAGTGCCTTGGAGCGGGGGAAAGGATTCAACTGCTGCATTAATTTTGGCAAGCAAGGTTTTCAGAGATGTTACTGCTGTCTATGTCAAAATGGAATATGAGATGCCTCAAACTGATGAGTACGTTGAAAAACTTGCTAAAAAGCTTAAGGTCAATATTATTGAAAGTTTTGTTAAAATGCCAGTTGATAAGTACGGTTTTCCTACCCACAATAACCGCTGGTGCACCAGGATGAAGGTTGAGGCTCTTTATAACGCTATAAAGGAGTTCGATAGTCCAGTTTTGGTAATAGGTGATAGAGATGGTGAAAGTGCCAAGAGAAGACTGAAGCCTCCTGCAATTGAAAGGAAAAATGAAGTACTTGGTACTTTCTTGGAAGTAATGCCGATCAAATTCTGGTCTGGAATGATGGTGCAGCTCTACATATTAATGAACGGTTTTGATCTGCATCCCCTATATTATGAAGGATTCTACCGCTTGGGATGCACAATCTGTCCCAGTTTGGCTGATTGGGAAATAACGTTGTTGAAGAAGAGAGGGGAGAAAAATTTACCTCCCCATTAA
- a CDS encoding respiratory chain complex I subunit 1 family protein, with product MTPETLFYAVAFPVLGVFLGLTYKGIDRRISARMTSRIGPPIRQPFWDVGKLLLKETVVPENAVKWLFNAMPILAFASSMTLLLYIPFGILKAPLEGYGDLIVILYLLTLQSLAMAVGGFSSGSPFSSVGAQREMVLMMSYEMPLAIVIIGFALLYKSFSLTTIASTPVWTMVSPVAALGVVLLFIALLVVTPAELAKLPFDIAEAETEIAEGMLAEYSGRNLALFYLSDAVRGFAMAAIEAVLFIPFTFSYVFGISLNGAMLYIVESLWFLFKVLIIYIAAVTIVRTSFGRFRIEQASRIFWVHVNLIALLGLALVWLGVR from the coding sequence ATGACCCCCGAGACTTTATTCTATGCGGTTGCCTTCCCAGTACTTGGTGTATTTCTTGGACTGACCTACAAAGGTATCGACAGAAGGATATCTGCAAGAATGACATCAAGAATTGGTCCGCCTATAAGGCAACCTTTCTGGGATGTCGGGAAATTGTTGCTCAAAGAAACAGTTGTACCGGAAAACGCCGTAAAGTGGCTCTTTAATGCAATGCCCATCCTAGCATTTGCATCTTCAATGACTCTGCTACTTTACATCCCCTTTGGTATTCTTAAGGCGCCCCTTGAGGGATATGGAGACCTGATAGTGATACTATATCTGCTGACACTCCAGTCTTTAGCTATGGCAGTTGGAGGATTTTCTTCAGGAAGTCCGTTTTCCTCCGTTGGAGCACAGAGAGAAATGGTGCTCATGATGAGCTATGAAATGCCTTTGGCCATTGTGATTATTGGGTTTGCACTTTTGTACAAGAGCTTCTCCCTCACAACGATCGCATCCACTCCAGTTTGGACAATGGTTTCTCCAGTGGCAGCATTGGGAGTTGTTTTGCTTTTCATAGCGCTGTTAGTTGTAACTCCTGCGGAACTTGCCAAGCTTCCTTTTGATATCGCAGAGGCTGAAACGGAGATAGCAGAGGGTATGCTCGCAGAATATAGTGGCAGGAACTTGGCTCTGTTTTATCTCTCTGACGCTGTGAGAGGGTTTGCAATGGCAGCAATTGAGGCAGTTCTATTCATACCGTTCACATTCAGCTATGTTTTTGGGATTAGCTTGAATGGTGCCATGCTTTACATTGTTGAAAGCTTGTGGTTCCTCTTTAAAGTACTGATAATTTACATAGCTGCAGTGACAATCGTAAGGACATCATTCGGAAGATTCAGAATCGAACAGGCATCGCGGATTTTCTGGGTTCATGTGAACTTAATTGCATTGCTCGGTTTGGCACTTGTTTGGCTGGGGGTGAGGTGA
- a CDS encoding NADH-quinone oxidoreductase subunit B family protein, with protein sequence MGKLTNFKRSLWVFHASGGSCNACDIEIVALLTPRYDVERFGIKLAGSPRHADVLLVTGAIPRDFADKLRRIYEQMPDPKAVIVVGNCGTSGGVFYDSYNIAGPIDEIIPVDVYVPGCPPRPEAIIDAVVKAWLKLEKLEKELEGKEE encoded by the coding sequence GTGGGCAAGCTGACAAACTTTAAACGCTCTCTTTGGGTTTTCCATGCATCCGGAGGTTCATGCAATGCATGTGATATTGAAATTGTTGCACTTCTGACGCCAAGATACGATGTTGAACGATTTGGGATAAAGCTTGCCGGCAGTCCAAGGCACGCAGATGTGCTTCTGGTCACCGGAGCAATCCCAAGAGACTTTGCGGATAAACTGAGAAGAATATACGAGCAGATGCCAGACCCAAAGGCTGTAATTGTGGTCGGAAACTGCGGAACAAGCGGTGGAGTCTTCTATGACTCCTACAACATAGCAGGTCCAATTGATGAGATAATACCTGTTGATGTCTATGTTCCCGGATGTCCGCCAAGGCCAGAAGCAATCATAGATGCCGTTGTTAAGGCGTGGCTCAAGTTGGAGAAGTTAGAAAAAGAACTGGAGGGGAAGGAAGAATGA
- a CDS encoding membrane protein — protein sequence MVGFDHYTLGYLTFAFMSLTMLSGAFIFLNKNKKSFWVKMHIVLSVITYILMVLTILLVR from the coding sequence ATGGTTGGTTTTGATCATTATACCCTTGGTTACCTGACTTTCGCATTCATGAGCCTAACAATGCTCAGTGGAGCATTTATATTTTTGAATAAAAACAAAAAAAGCTTCTGGGTAAAGATGCATATAGTTCTAAGCGTGATAACGTATATCCTGATGGTTCTAACAATTTTGCTGGTAAGATAA